DNA sequence from the Armigeres subalbatus isolate Guangzhou_Male chromosome 1, GZ_Asu_2, whole genome shotgun sequence genome:
ACCCCCCGCTTGAACGATGGTAGTCTTATCGAAACCAAAATAGGATCATCTTGCATGAACCCCCATCCACTTCCTTATTGAGTGCCGTTGTATGGTCACGTTAAACATTGAACAAATGAAGTAAAatctattatttattatatttaatattatcttattttttcaagaaaggtaaagcattttaatcaatttaaaTAAGACagctcaaaatttaaaaaaaaataaatttattagctaaatattgttggttttctataaaaatataaaaaatattgttcttgctataattaaatttacattatTCTTATTAGGGTATTTTACTACCTATAATCAAATATTGAGGTCCTTGCAAAAAAGGCTACATATCACAAATAAGATATCAAGCATCTTCTACGACTACCAAAATAATAAGACTGTActataatttcaaaataatataaCCTGGCTGTATATTAATAACAACTAATCTGATAGGACGAGGttctacggattttttttagaaatttttcgaAGGTTCTTCGTAAAGTTCTTCAGAATTCcgccgtttttttttatttccttgaGAGTTTCTTCGGAACTGTTAAGGgagattttttagaattccatttcttcggaatatcttttagaaatactaataaacaatattaaagcacggaaataaaaaaaactcatcgatttttatattaatttccttgagaagttcttcggagtttcctcgGGTAATTAATAGTCATCGGAATTTCATTATGAAATATTTGGGGATTTTTTCGGATTATTCTTCGCAATTTCCGCAcggaaattgttcagaatttctCTACTACTAGAATTTTCTacaatattttctgcaaaacaggcgtgacatttttcttcaaaatttctactaTAATCTAATCAGTTAATAATAGGCTATTCAATATTGAAGACTccaacaaatttgaaccggcgtgaGAAATAATTAATCAGCAACATGGCGTGATAGATTTGAACAGCGGCACGCCGAattgacctgactgatcgagcgtctgttcaccaaggaggtgtgGCTCCCGACTCCCGGATTCCGGAATATGTAATGCCAATCCCCGGAAACTATATCTAAGATGGAACCCCCTACCGGTGGATAGTGAACCTTGTGACAACAACCTGCTTTTCCCGAAACATCATTTTTTTCGCGAATCCGACTAAGAAAGAACATGGAGTGACTCATAGCGCGAAACAATGGCCACTAATAGGAACATGGaatgttttaaccctagcccagcaggatAAATTGGCATAACTTGCCAATAAGGCACGCCGCATAAAACTTGTGATGGGAAAGCCAGAGGAGCCCGAATCATAAACCGGCAACGGTGAAAAActgaaacgctcatgtcgatgCTACAAGCGGACGTGGGCGGACTATCTCGCAGACATAGAAGAGAAATAGCAGCAACCGAATACAGCCGCCACCTTTACGATTTTTCACGACGCCTTAGCAGGGTGAAGATGAATGCAATGATGCCTGTGAAATGCGCGACCGGTCACCTATTAACCGACCCAACTAATCAaggctgaaacgctggttcgagctaCATCtccaagtgccaaccaggccattaCCACCACGGCATAGTCTACCCAGGATCTAGCGTAGAATGATTTTTGCCCGTTCGATATGACTCttcggcggcagcaagccgggttccgtgccggaagatcctgtgtggccTTATAGTCACGTTCCGTATTATTCTGGAGTAGGAAAAATGATTCCAATTTACTTTCATTTACTGCAAAAAAGCGGAAAGGGGCCCTGAGAAATTCATCAGCCTTATCAAGACACAGTACGAGACCTTCTCGTGTACAGCGAGATCTTGTCCGATCCCATACgagtcgtagctggtgtgaagcAAGGATGTATACCCATTTCTTTTTTCACACGAATGGGTTTTAGGCGATTATGACCTTAAGCGTTACTGAAACAataagttaaccccatgaaaaaaatcacaaaaaatcaaagaaaattcaggtagtATTGAAAAAGTTGTGCAAAATCAGGTGATTGACCGTTGAacaaaccgcgggctgctatgacggcctataaccatggagcatctaaactgccgctaaccgcaagtcgagcacatctgtatatgggcctccatatacagatgtgctcgacttaaggttagcggcagtaaatcTTTTTGCACCtaaactgccgttctacgcataattgtcccattacataggaaatcccagcaaacattggacaaatatgcgtatgacggcagtagaTGGCGTTGCACGCTCAAGCTGAACGGCGTTCTGATATGTAGAGAAAACGATCCTTATCGGCGGGTTTAGTCATAatcgtcaacaaaaccaaataggTGGATGTGAACACGGATACTCCTTCCAGCTTCACTGTTGTAGGGAAATCAGTGGAGCATGTTAaaagccaaatggcgtcagacgacaGTAGCAAGATCGACATAAGCGTACAGATCAAGAAGGCAATGCCTGTCTTTGAGttaaagaaatatctggagaaatcgGCAGATAAGTCAACGCTCCAAAAATCCAAATATGTATTGCTACCATAGAAACCATCATTGTCATGgttattgaaaataacaaatcagAGTAGCCATGATTTTCACATCTTTGTACATGAGTAGAATTAGCATCATTGTGTAGTTACCTTTTGAATTGAATAGACGCAAATACAACACTATTAGTAATTGTTATTTCTTATCACGAAAGTCAGAAGGTAACAATTTGGCGATACTCGTCTGAAGCCTGAAGTTCCTCAGAAAAATGAGCCAAAAGAACAACCAACCGAACGTGTCCGAAGAAGCAACTGGAGGAGAAGTTTCGCTGTCGGATATGATGCGGCAAATGGCACAGCAAAACAGCCAGCTGCTGATTCTTCTGGAACATTTCACCGGAAACCAGCAAGAAGCACCACCCCAGCGAAGCGCTCCAGAGAAAATTCTGGAATCCCTTGCGTCAAATGTAAAGGAATTCCACTTCGACCCGGAAAATGGACTGACGTTTGACCGTTGGTTTTCGAAGTACGAGGACCTATTCAGGCAGGATGGCAGAGATTTGGACGATGCTGCAAAAGTGAGACTGCTGCTGCGTAGCCTTAGTGTGCCAGTGcatgaaattttttgaattacCTTCTGCCATCCCACCCACGCGATTTCAATTTCGACGACGTTGTGGACAAGCTGAAGCAAATTTTCGGTCAGCAAAAATCCTTGTTCAGCAAGCGCTATGACTGTCTCAAGCTGGAGAAGAATGAAACCgacgatttcgtttcgtatgcCAGAATCGTCAACCGGCAATGTGAAGATTTTGAATTGCAGAAGCTAACTGTTAACCAATTCAAGAGTTTAGTTTTCATCTGCGGTCTCAAATCAGCGAAAGACGCCGACGTCAGGACACGGCTCCTAGCAAAGCTCGAATCAGACCAAGCTGACACCATCAACCTGGAAGGGCTGGTCACCGAGTGCCAACGACTGTCGAATCTGAAGCACGACACGGCGTTGGTCGAGAAGAAACTTACATCTTCAACGGTGCAAGCAGTTCGGCACACAAAGCAGCCGAACAACCAAACAAAGTCATCAGCAGACGGTAAGTCACCACCATCGCCGTGCTGGCAGTGCGGAGCGATGCATTTCGTGAAGGACTGTCAGTTTTCCAAGCACTTTTGCAAGCAGTGCGGAGAAATAGGCCATAAAGGAGGCTATTGTGGTTGCTTCGCAACACCATCAAGCTCGAAGTCCGTTGGGGACAAGAAGAAGAAATCTTGCTCTACAAAGGTCATCCAAACAGTGCAGCAGGTCAATAGCCGCAGGAAGTACATATCAGTCATTTTCAACAAGACTGTGGCAAAGTTGCAACTGGATTGCGGTTCCGACATCACCGTTATAAGCCATACAACGTGGAAAACGATCGGATCCCCTTCATTCTCAACGATAAGCGTGGAAGCATCTACGGCTTTccagtcttcacgaaaacatgagcGGCGCTGAGCTTGAGTGCAGTTTTGGTAAGTTCATGTTCATCCCGAGCGCGCGTTCTCCTTCAAGCTCGTGTTCACCATCAGCATCGAACATGCGTGCGAAAAATGAACGCGGTGCGGCTCAGCTCAGGCTCGAGCTCAAGTTCAAAACTTGGGCTGTATGTTAAGGCTGTGTGCTCATCCAGCATGCTGTGTGCTCAGACTGTGTGCTTAGGCTGAGAACTGAGGCTGTGAGAATAGGTTTTGGGCCGAGCGCGATGCTTTACGATTATGCGGCACGTTTCATATTCGCCATAGTTGAGCGGCATAGCAAAAAAGATGAATCAGGTTGGTAGATGAAGACAAATTGTGCTTTTAGCATTTGCATTTGCGTGCGTCAAAACGGGAAAACAGTCAAAACGTACGTAAAAGTACCCATTCTGCGTGGCCCTTTAGTATGTGAAAAGCAAGCGTGGtatgttttattgttgaaaataatCCAAAACGTGAAGCAAACCTTTAACATGAAAATTTAGTGTGTTAGCAGAGATGGTACATAACATTATTGTTTCTATCCAGCTTCATTAAAAGAATGAAACTCAATTGGGGAAacaaatgaaatataaaatcttcctaaaaaacataaaaagtgTACAATAAACGGATTAGTAAATTGATTGCCACCAGCATGTTTGGGTCCAGTCTAGAGTGTTTTCGTGAGGGAAACATTTTCGACGCGCTACGcatagtagagtagagtggggtaagagtacgcacttagttttcaatcgatcatgtggcgcttatgaagcaagcttctgcatatcaaatcagtgtcgatgattcatatactcttccttcatattacccagtggaaaaaatattgacattattgagattcgttttagtagaacccttattgcaagacaagtgaaaaacgcactcttaccccaccggtggggtaaaagtgcgcatcgggtggggtaagagtacgcatttattcaatcatgtgctttaagtatatattaacacaaataagagttaataacatttaattgatgtttaatgagcatttattagggaatgtttaaagatttcgtaactcttaaagggggagggggtcctaaaattgtacactttcatacgaaaaactattgttttttatatatacaaaaaactacagaggtaaaaatatatatcaggtttcgcgtggcgtttacaaaggcattttccttaaagaaagtccaccaatcacgtaacgtaaaatttggctatttcataaCTTCTCCATAACTCCTTCAtaacttacactatttgtatgaatcctctaaaaattatatggatcatcacacatctcacaacccctctcagctaaacgttgcgtaatttatgaatgtttcttttgattaaatgaaattatcatttagatgaaattgtgttttcgtactatgtttaggtgtacaacaagtcctaatacaatttcattatttcgcttcagagcgattccaagcaacagcatcaaaatttaag
Encoded proteins:
- the LOC134206554 gene encoding uncharacterized protein K02A2.6-like, whose product is MSQKNNQPNVSEEATGGEVSLSDMMRQMAQQNSQLLILLEHFTGNQQEAPPQRSAPEKILESLASNVKEFHFDPENGLTFDRWFSKYEDLFRQDGRDLDDAAKLKQIFGQQKSLFSKRYDCLKLEKNETDDFVSYARIVNRQCEDFELQKLTVNQFKSLVFICGLKSAKDADVRTRLLAKLESDQADTINLEGLVTECQRLSNLKHDTALVEKKLTSSTVQAVRHTKQPNNQTKSSADGKSPPSPCWQCGAMHFVKDCQFSKHFCKQCGEIGHKGGYCGCFATPSSSKSVGDKKKKSCSTKVIQTVQQVNSRRKYISVIFNKTVAKLQLDCGSDITVISHTTWKTIGSPSFSTISVEASTAFQSSRKHERR